The DNA window ATTAGGGAGTGGTATGGCTGATATAAGCACATTACAAAAACATGGCATTAATATATGTATAGGCACCGATGGCAGTGCGAGTAACAATAAGCAAGATTTATTGCATGATATGCAATTAGCGTCTTTACTTGCTAAAGGGCTCACAAAAAATCCTGCGACACTTAATGCTAAAACATCTTTAGAGATGATGACCATTAATGCTGCAAAAGCATTAGGCTTAGACGATCGCATCGGATCTATCGAAAAAGGTAAATATGCCGATTTGACTGTATTTAATATGGATCATATATCAACATTGCCCATGTATGATCCGATGAGCCATTTAATTTATGCAGCATCACGGGAAGAAGTCAGTCATGTTTGGGTAAATGGCATATTGCAATATGAAGAAGGGCACTTCGCATCCATGGATATTCAAGCATGTAAGGATATAGCGCTACGATGGCAACTCAAGCTAAAACAAAACATATAAACGTTTCACAAGAAGAAGTCGATAAATTTAATGAGCTCGCTCATAAATGGTGGGATGAGGGAAGTGAATTTAAACCACTTCATCAGATCAACCCACTTCGTCTTAATTTTATTCACGAAAAAGTGAATTTAAAAAACAAAAAAGTACTCGATGTTGGCTGTGGTGGAGGTATTTTGTCCGAGTCCATGGCAAAACTGGGCGCGGATGTGACGGGTATTGATATGGGTGAAAAAGTGATTAACATTGCAAAGCTTCACGCACTTCAATCTAAACTCGATATTGATTACCAATGCACCTCATTGGAAGTCTTAGCTTCACAAGATGGCCCTTTATTTGATGTCATTACATGTATGGAGATGCTAGAGCATGTGCCAGAACCATCAAGCATTGTGTCTTTATGCGCAAAAATTTTAAAACCGGGCGGTACACTTTTTATGTCAACGATTAACCGCAATATTAAGGCCTACTTATTTGCTGTGATTGGTGCTGAATATATTCTGAAGTTATTGCCACGGGGTACGCATGATTATGAAAAATTTATTAAACCTTCTGAGTTGATTGGATGGTGCCAAAAAGAAAATTTAAATATAAAAACACTAACGGGTATGACTTATAACCCCATCACAGATATCTACAAATTAGGTGATGATGTATCAGTCAATTACCTGATTGAAGTCACCAAAGACTCATCATGAAAGCAATTCTTTTCGATCTAGATGGCACTTTGATTGATAGTGCGCCGCAACTTGTAGGAGCCCTTAATCAATTAAGACTAAAATATGATTTAACCCCTATTCCCTTTTTAAAAGGCCGACCTTTTGCCTCTCATGGCGCTGCAGGACTTCTTAAGGCTGGGTTTAATATGGATAAAAATGACCCTCTATTTGATTCACGTATTGAAGAATTTTTAGAAATTTATAAAGAAATATTCAATCAAGATGTGCAATGCATGGATGGTGTAGAAGCATTAATTCAAGACTTAAATCGTAAAAAAATCCCTTGGGGTATTGTGACCAATAAAGCAAGCAAATTTTCAGTACCGATTGTAACGGATCATCCTCTTTTAAAACATGCACTATGTCTTATTTCGGGTGATGACGTAAATACGCCAAAACCTTCCCCTGAAGGTCTTATGAAAGCTGCATCGATGCTTTCTATTCAACCATCTGAAGTGATTTATTTAGGAGATGATAGACGAGATGTCATAGCAGCCAATGATGCTGGCATGATAAGTATGATTGCACGTTATGGATATTTAGAAGCAGGCGATGATGGTAAAAATTGGAATGCTCACCATATCATTGATGAGCCAATAGATCTTTTAAATTATCTTTAGTCTTTAATCGTTTTTCTTTCAATCATAGCTTGAGCGAGTGTGCCGCTATCGATATATTCAATCTCTCCACCCATAGGTAAACCTCTTGCAATACGACTTAATTTAATACCACGAGATTTAAGAAGTTCAGTAACGTAATGAGCTGTAGCATCACCACTCACTGTAAAATTATTAGCTAAAATGACTTCTTTGATGATACCTGCATCCAGTCGTTTCAAAAGCCTATCTAAATGAATATCTTTAGGTCCAATGCCATCCAAAGGTGAAAGTTTACCCATTAATATAAAATACATACCGTTATACGAATGTGTTTGTTCTAGCATCATAAGATCACTTGGCATTTCAATGACACAAAGAATAGTAGGGTCTCGTTCTTTGGATGAGCAAAGTGAGCAGATTACTTCTTCAGAAAAATTATTACAATGAGAGCAATGTCCTACAAGTTCGATAGCATTGGCAATTGAAGTTGCAAGTTGAGACGCGCCTTTTCTATCATGCTGTAAGAGATGGTAAGCCATGCGTAAGGCTGATTTAGGGCCAATACCAGGTAAGCACCTTAAGGCGTCGACGAGCTGTTCAAGCGCTTCAGTATTTCTCATCTAATCGAATTAGAAGGGTAATTTCATACCGGGTGGGAGCATATTGCCCATTTTGGCATTCGTCGTTTGTTCAATTTTTTGTAATGCATCTTTAAAAGCCACGATTAAAAGATCTTCTAGCATCTCGTGATCATTCATTACAGAGGGGTCAATAGAAATTTTTTTAATTTGATGCTTGCAAGAGATGGCGATTTTAACAAGTCCGTTACTCGCCAAACCTTCGACATCAATCTGCCCAAGTTCATCTTGGGCTTTCTGCATATTAGCTTGCATCATTTGAGCTTGCTTCATTAAATTACCCATGCCACCTTTCATTATATGACGACTCCTTATAAAGATTGATTAGGTTTAATGCTCGATGGAATAATTTCAGCATTAAATTCTGTTAGTAATGATTGTACGAACTGATCTTTTATCATAGCTTCTTCTGTGTCTTTCATGAGTGTTGAGCGTTCTTCTTGTTTTTGTTTAAGTGGTGAATTATTGGCACCTTTTTGTAAGATTACAAGTTTGATGCGTTGATTAAAATGCTCAGATAAACTTAATTCTAATTTCTTTTGATAAGTTTCATTAAGAAGATGTTTATGTTCATCTGCAATAGATAAAATCATCTCATTAT is part of the Candidatus Methylopumilus rimovensis genome and encodes:
- a CDS encoding YbaB/EbfC family nucleoid-associated protein, with the protein product MMKGGMGNLMKQAQMMQANMQKAQDELGQIDVEGLASNGLVKIAISCKHQIKKISIDPSVMNDHEMLEDLLIVAFKDALQKIEQTTNAKMGNMLPPGMKLPF
- the recR gene encoding recombination mediator RecR translates to MRNTEALEQLVDALRCLPGIGPKSALRMAYHLLQHDRKGASQLATSIANAIELVGHCSHCNNFSEEVICSLCSSKERDPTILCVIEMPSDLMMLEQTHSYNGMYFILMGKLSPLDGIGPKDIHLDRLLKRLDAGIIKEVILANNFTVSGDATAHYVTELLKSRGIKLSRIARGLPMGGEIEYIDSGTLAQAMIERKTIKD
- the ubiG gene encoding bifunctional 2-polyprenyl-6-hydroxyphenol methylase/3-demethylubiquinol 3-O-methyltransferase UbiG, with product MATQAKTKHINVSQEEVDKFNELAHKWWDEGSEFKPLHQINPLRLNFIHEKVNLKNKKVLDVGCGGGILSESMAKLGADVTGIDMGEKVINIAKLHALQSKLDIDYQCTSLEVLASQDGPLFDVITCMEMLEHVPEPSSIVSLCAKILKPGGTLFMSTINRNIKAYLFAVIGAEYILKLLPRGTHDYEKFIKPSELIGWCQKENLNIKTLTGMTYNPITDIYKLGDDVSVNYLIEVTKDSS
- a CDS encoding HAD family hydrolase, which encodes MKAILFDLDGTLIDSAPQLVGALNQLRLKYDLTPIPFLKGRPFASHGAAGLLKAGFNMDKNDPLFDSRIEEFLEIYKEIFNQDVQCMDGVEALIQDLNRKKIPWGIVTNKASKFSVPIVTDHPLLKHALCLISGDDVNTPKPSPEGLMKAASMLSIQPSEVIYLGDDRRDVIAANDAGMISMIARYGYLEAGDDGKNWNAHHIIDEPIDLLNYL